Genomic DNA from Nitratidesulfovibrio vulgaris str. Hildenborough:
CGGATGAGGTCGTCGATGGCACCGCCCCAGATGAGCGGGTTGTCGGCGCACACGCGCACCACCTGCTCTGCGCCGTAGGCAGCCCCGGCGAGGCGGAAGCGTTCGAGCACGTCGTCTTCCGGCCCGCGGAACACCGCCACCCCCTGCCGGGAGAGGTGATGTTCGAGGATGTCGTTCTCGGGCTGCGTGGAGGTGGCTACCACCACCTCGTCGACGAGGGTGGCACGGCGTACGCGGCGCACGACCCAGTCGATGACGGGCAGGCCGTGCAGCGAGAGCATCATCTTGCAGGGCAGGCGGCTGGAACCGAGGCGTGCCTGTATGAGGGCTACGGTCTTCATGCGTTCTCCGGTGCGGGGGTGTCGTCGAGCAGCGCGGTGATGCGGCGTACCACGTCGGCCTTGTTGCGGATGAAGTCGAACCGCGCCTGCCTGTCGAACAGACGGCGGCGGTTTCCGGCGTCGAGAAGCTGGGTGAACACGCGGGTGAGCTTGGCCCCGTCGAAGTGCTCCATGACGCCGAGGTAGGCGAAGCCGTTGCGTCCGCGGGCGAAGGTGTGCCGCCCCTCCCGTTCGTGATGGGCCATGACGATGGCAGGCACGCGCATGTGCGCCAGTTCATACACCGTGCGTCCGGCGGAACAGATGGCGAGGTCGGCCCCCTCCATCATGCGGGACATGACGTTGGTGGCGTAGGTGAACTCCACGAGGGGCGAACCAAGCCGTTCCACATGTTCCTGCATGGCGTCCTTGTGGGCGTAACCTGGGCCCGCCACAAGCCGGATGGTGATGCCGC
This window encodes:
- a CDS encoding cytidylyltransferase domain-containing protein, with the protein product MKTVALIQARLGSSRLPCKMMLSLHGLPVIDWVVRRVRRATLVDEVVVATSTQPENDILEHHLSRQGVAVFRGPEDDVLERFRLAGAAYGAEQVVRVCADNPLIWGGAIDDLIRFWRAEGCDYAYNHIPRGNLYPDGLGAETLSFALLEEVAREATLPEHREHCLSFIWAHPERYTIRTFDPADPALHRPDLKLDMDTPADYRYLALMDIHPDITPEELVAMLPRTA